The Flavobacterium praedii genome window below encodes:
- a CDS encoding zincin-like metallopeptidase domain-containing protein, which translates to MTLAEEFNDLNGKVITRETLESLLVKAEKEQNVTISNRLRKVLQAYTADTFLIELQHTESAFGLNGVDVQGHTGLLNGLEFIPESEDIGLGKPVSPDEIYDMVTKRMIDLIKDANKGDYKRAWKEEGYLVPYNFISKKAYRGVNVVMLSPLFGMLDNPYFLTFKQIQEKGGKIKKGSHGYRVIYYSTYDKEYTDAEIERLNTVIEDNKLEKGDKKTVYFLKYYNVFNGQDIEGIDFDLDNFSLLGKVVNNEIETGDNQKIEVAEAIVKNYPKPQPEIRFTGNKAFYVPAKDLLSMPELSKFKTSEDFYRTYFHELSHSTGHVSRLKRDLANEFGSAEYAFEELIAEFGAVFLSAQAGIMFYTNKNHAGYLKGWNEVLLPNLENDNRFLMKASSQAQKAADFILQPDANGDFLFVKELLKSEGKEKKTTTKRVSKAIAPKKTKATSAKTATQSKTKKPVKTPASKIDKKEIASLRDIGNGFLMMHKIELKVTEYKESNEVIFETRSFGKINVDGLIINYNTKTKIFEVAEMQAGKKEDQIFVYLETKQFVMALKELIKGNNRKPKKVIDMAVKPKTTKKVVQPKPTVDKTETVEEPKIEGGQYALFGAVKGNKTNRNTLAYKMANKSKNVNYFKIDNTEIAQFLGQIERKNKESVVISLTGGQGSMKTRMAFQFMNAMAQNYKVGHASIEEHPESNLYFDKAEQYLNAKALNHIEAPEVKSVQELEQLIAKNDVIVIDSFTKMQEMHKGFEVDKDLRKKYDGKLFLVIFQQTTDGKMRGGSKSQFDADIVLFTEKKSDYRENYVYADKNRYQDKPLDSLKFNIFNKRLVRDSSEAQTAPISKRRLSFSVN; encoded by the coding sequence ATGACTTTAGCAGAAGAATTCAACGACTTAAACGGGAAAGTGATTACCAGAGAAACACTTGAAAGTCTTTTGGTTAAAGCCGAAAAAGAGCAAAATGTCACTATTTCCAATCGACTTAGAAAAGTGTTGCAAGCTTATACGGCTGATACTTTTTTGATTGAATTACAACATACTGAATCCGCATTTGGGTTGAACGGTGTGGATGTTCAAGGGCATACAGGCTTGTTGAATGGCTTGGAGTTTATTCCTGAATCCGAAGATATAGGGCTTGGAAAACCCGTTTCGCCAGATGAAATCTATGATATGGTAACCAAGCGCATGATTGATTTAATCAAAGATGCCAACAAAGGTGATTACAAACGAGCTTGGAAAGAGGAAGGCTATTTGGTTCCGTACAATTTCATTTCCAAAAAGGCTTATCGAGGTGTAAATGTGGTGATGTTGTCTCCGCTTTTTGGGATGTTGGATAATCCTTATTTTTTGACGTTCAAGCAAATTCAAGAGAAAGGAGGGAAAATCAAAAAAGGAAGTCATGGGTATCGTGTGATTTATTATTCCACCTACGACAAAGAATATACCGATGCAGAAATTGAAAGATTGAACACAGTAATTGAAGATAACAAATTAGAGAAAGGAGATAAAAAGACAGTCTATTTCTTGAAATACTACAATGTCTTCAACGGACAAGATATAGAAGGAATCGATTTTGATTTAGACAATTTTTCGTTGTTAGGCAAAGTAGTGAACAATGAAATAGAAACAGGGGATAACCAAAAGATTGAAGTGGCTGAGGCTATTGTAAAAAACTACCCAAAGCCACAACCTGAAATTCGTTTTACAGGAAATAAAGCTTTTTATGTGCCTGCAAAGGATTTGTTGAGCATGCCTGAATTATCAAAATTCAAAACTTCGGAGGATTTTTACAGAACCTATTTTCACGAATTAAGCCACAGTACAGGACATGTTAGCCGATTAAAAAGAGACTTGGCGAATGAATTTGGGTCGGCTGAATATGCTTTTGAAGAGTTGATTGCAGAGTTTGGAGCCGTGTTTTTATCGGCACAAGCAGGAATTATGTTTTACACCAATAAAAACCATGCAGGCTATTTAAAAGGATGGAACGAAGTATTGTTGCCTAATTTAGAAAACGACAATCGTTTCTTGATGAAAGCCAGTAGCCAAGCCCAAAAAGCAGCAGACTTTATTTTGCAACCTGATGCCAATGGGGATTTCTTGTTTGTTAAAGAGCTTTTGAAGTCAGAAGGAAAAGAGAAAAAGACAACAACTAAGCGTGTTTCTAAAGCAATAGCCCCCAAAAAAACAAAAGCTACTTCAGCCAAAACAGCAACGCAATCAAAAACAAAAAAGCCAGTTAAAACGCCAGCATCAAAAATCGATAAAAAAGAAATTGCTTCTTTAAGAGATATTGGAAACGGTTTTTTGATGATGCATAAAATTGAGCTAAAAGTCACAGAGTATAAAGAAAGCAATGAAGTGATTTTTGAGACAAGAAGTTTTGGGAAAATCAATGTAGATGGATTAATAATCAACTACAACACCAAAACCAAAATTTTTGAAGTGGCTGAAATGCAAGCGGGTAAAAAGGAAGACCAAATTTTTGTGTATTTGGAAACCAAGCAATTTGTAATGGCTTTGAAGGAACTAATTAAAGGCAATAATCGAAAGCCTAAAAAAGTCATTGATATGGCAGTGAAGCCCAAAACTACAAAGAAAGTTGTCCAACCAAAACCAACAGTTGACAAAACGGAAACGGTGGAAGAACCAAAAATAGAAGGCGGTCAATATGCTTTGTTTGGAGCGGTAAAAGGGAACAAAACCAACCGAAATACTTTGGCCTATAAAATGGCAAACAAGTCTAAAAACGTCAATTATTTCAAGATTGACAACACAGAAATAGCGCAGTTTTTAGGTCAAATTGAGCGCAAGAACAAAGAAAGTGTAGTGATTTCTTTAACAGGTGGACAAGGTTCGATGAAGACCAGAATGGCTTTTCAGTTTATGAATGCGATGGCACAAAATTACAAAGTTGGGCACGCCAGTATCGAAGAACATCCTGAGAGTAATTTATATTTTGACAAAGCCGAGCAATACTTAAATGCCAAAGCCTTGAATCATATTGAAGCTCCCGAAGTAAAATCGGTTCAGGAATTAGAACAGCTCATTGCTAAAAACGATGTGATTGTCATTGATAGTTTTACCAAAATGCAAGAAATGCACAAAGGATTTGAGGTAGATAAAGACTTGCGAAAAAAATACGATGGTAAATTGTTTCTAGTGATTTTCCAGCAAACCACCGATGGTAAAATGCGTGGAGGAAGTAAAAGTCAGTTCGATGCCGATATTGTTTTGTTTACCGAAAAGAAATCCGATTACCGAGAGAATTATGTCTATGCCGACAAAAACCGTTATCAAGACAAACCTTTGGATAGTTTGAAGTTCAATATTTTCAATAAGCGATTGGTACGGGATTCTTCTGAAGCGCAAACCGCACCAATAAGTAAAAGGAGATTATCATTTAGTGTGAATTAA
- a CDS encoding DUF6734 family protein, which produces MRVIYTYHPTILSREWVKPDFQQLFLRESIKDALRFYSEVYFYTNDEFAKQIKDIKGINIVIQEPKPFDKELWALPKIFAYEAQNTPFLFLDLDVILGHQPEFDSVLVESIDSGALFKESYRQAEKHHTHAFNMGVYGCKDLNFNAEFCKKAHQFIADNYEKFAKKGILRFMPIYFEQLMLAETLKEFNLEPKLIDNPNYVHLKNQKWDLETYKRLLTI; this is translated from the coding sequence ATGAGAGTAATTTATACGTATCACCCCACAATTCTGAGTCGAGAATGGGTAAAACCTGATTTTCAACAATTGTTTCTTAGGGAATCTATCAAAGATGCTTTGCGGTTTTATTCAGAGGTTTATTTTTATACCAATGATGAATTCGCAAAGCAAATTAAAGACATTAAAGGGATAAATATTGTTATTCAAGAACCTAAGCCATTTGATAAAGAACTGTGGGCATTGCCTAAAATTTTTGCTTATGAAGCGCAAAATACACCCTTTTTATTCCTTGATTTAGATGTGATTTTAGGACATCAACCCGAGTTTGATTCGGTTTTGGTGGAAAGTATTGATAGTGGTGCACTATTTAAAGAAAGCTATAGGCAAGCCGAAAAACACCACACGCACGCCTTTAATATGGGAGTTTATGGTTGTAAAGATTTAAATTTCAATGCTGAATTTTGTAAAAAAGCACATCAATTTATAGCTGATAATTATGAAAAATTCGCCAAAAAAGGAATCCTTCGATTCATGCCCATTTATTTCGAGCAATTGATGTTAGCCGAAACTTTGAAAGAGTTCAATTTGGAACCCAAACTAATCGACAATCCCAATTATGTTCATTTAAAAAATCAAAAATGGGATCTCGAAACCTATAAAAGACTGCTCACTATTTAA
- a CDS encoding tyrosine-type recombinase/integrase: MPKIIDLLSNEYANAYDLEYKSQYTAPKIYDANGDISKRWYVYYSFRNPVTDKLERQTPIYAGVNRFNTLRERKHAIKILAKAVENILESGFNPYDEDSVPVDETKNYSISEAVTFSLELKKNTLKDNSFRDYRIRLKSFEKWLFANGFENRDITSVNKKTIVTFLNSVLSSTSAKNRNNARAILSMFFQSLEDNDIIPDNFVKKINVLKSNPERNKTYSSKQEVDIFNYLKSNDELMLLFIQFISYNHLRPVEVTRLQIKDVNVKDRRLYVRAKNKAVKVKIIPEILLASLPDLEKYNPESYLFTPNGIGQEWATNETDKRDYFSKRFKKVKDHFGLGKDYGLYSFRHTFITKLYHEFVKNSTPFEAKSKLMLITGHETMVALEKYLRDIDAVLPEDYSHHINIAE, encoded by the coding sequence ATGCCTAAAATTATCGACCTCTTATCAAATGAATACGCTAACGCATACGATTTGGAATACAAAAGTCAATATACCGCACCTAAAATATACGACGCAAACGGCGATATTTCGAAGCGTTGGTATGTGTATTATTCCTTCAGAAACCCTGTAACTGACAAGCTAGAAAGACAAACTCCGATCTACGCTGGCGTAAATAGATTCAATACGCTACGAGAAAGAAAACATGCTATTAAGATTTTAGCCAAAGCAGTTGAGAATATTTTGGAGAGTGGCTTCAATCCTTATGATGAAGATTCCGTTCCAGTTGATGAAACAAAAAACTACTCAATTTCAGAAGCTGTTACCTTTTCTTTAGAACTAAAGAAAAACACTTTAAAAGATAACAGTTTTAGAGATTACAGAATACGCCTTAAATCTTTTGAAAAGTGGCTTTTTGCTAATGGTTTTGAAAATCGTGATATTACTTCGGTTAATAAGAAAACAATTGTTACGTTTTTAAATAGCGTTTTATCCTCCACTAGTGCGAAAAACAGAAATAATGCTAGGGCTATTTTATCGATGTTTTTTCAGTCTTTAGAAGATAACGACATTATTCCAGACAATTTTGTCAAAAAAATCAACGTCTTAAAATCCAATCCTGAGCGAAACAAAACCTATAGCAGCAAACAAGAAGTAGATATTTTCAATTATCTAAAGAGTAACGATGAATTGATGTTGTTATTCATTCAGTTCATTTCGTATAATCATTTACGCCCTGTTGAAGTGACTCGTTTACAAATCAAAGACGTAAACGTAAAAGATAGACGACTTTATGTAAGAGCAAAAAACAAAGCTGTAAAAGTAAAAATCATACCTGAAATTCTGCTTGCTTCATTACCCGATTTGGAAAAATACAATCCAGAGAGTTATTTATTCACTCCCAATGGAATTGGACAAGAATGGGCAACCAATGAAACTGACAAAAGAGACTATTTCAGTAAACGATTCAAAAAAGTAAAAGACCACTTTGGATTAGGAAAAGATTACGGTTTATACAGTTTCAGACACACGTTCATTACCAAACTTTACCATGAATTTGTAAAAAACAGCACCCCATTTGAAGCTAAAAGTAAATTAATGCTAATTACAGGCCACGAAACCATGGTTGCCTTAGAAAAATATTTACGAGATATTGATGCCGTTCTTCCAGAAGATTATTCCCATCACATTAATATTGCAGAATAA
- a CDS encoding START-like domain-containing protein, with protein MDSKVRYEIEFPINSSPQLLYQYISTPSGLSEWFADNVNSRGEYFTFIWNDSQEKARLASKKSGEKVKFKWVDDNNKDTEYFFELNILVDELTKDVSLMVVDFANKEEVEEATQLWENQISDLKHVIGSV; from the coding sequence ATGGATTCTAAAGTACGTTACGAAATCGAATTCCCCATAAATTCATCTCCTCAATTGTTATATCAATATATTTCAACTCCATCAGGATTGTCCGAATGGTTTGCAGATAATGTTAATTCTCGGGGGGAGTATTTTACTTTTATATGGAATGATTCTCAAGAAAAAGCTCGCCTAGCGTCTAAAAAATCAGGAGAGAAAGTAAAATTTAAATGGGTAGATGATAATAATAAAGATACCGAATACTTTTTTGAATTGAATATTTTAGTAGATGAACTTACTAAAGACGTTTCTTTAATGGTGGTCGACTTTGCCAATAAAGAAGAGGTCGAGGAAGCTACTCAGCTATGGGAAAATCAAATTTCAGACCTAAAACATGTAATAGGTTCTGTATAG
- a CDS encoding aminotransferase class IV, which produces MVNFNGIIVSQDANVLVQNRGFLYGDAVFETVKIVNGKILFLEDHYFRLMSSMRVVRMEIPMNFTMEYLEEQILSLVENLNIASTARARITVYRNNGGLYLPQTNAVSFLIHAIQLEDKAYLINESNYEVDLYKDFYITKQLLSSIKTTNRLINVTGSIYASENGLDNCILLNDSKNVVEALQGNVFMLQGNRLTTPPVSEGCLNGVMRKQIIELAKKVTGIEVAEETISPFDLQKADELFITNVIKGVQPITKYRKKEFTVEVSKVLVAKLNESLNLI; this is translated from the coding sequence ATGGTAAATTTTAATGGAATAATAGTATCTCAAGACGCAAATGTCTTAGTGCAAAATAGAGGTTTTTTATATGGTGATGCAGTTTTTGAAACTGTGAAAATTGTAAACGGAAAAATACTTTTTTTAGAAGATCACTACTTTCGCTTAATGTCTTCAATGCGTGTGGTTCGAATGGAAATTCCAATGAATTTTACAATGGAATATTTAGAAGAACAAATTCTTTCTTTGGTTGAAAACTTAAATATAGCATCAACTGCTAGGGCTCGAATTACCGTTTATAGAAATAATGGTGGTTTGTATTTGCCTCAAACCAATGCAGTTTCATTTTTAATACATGCTATTCAACTTGAGGACAAGGCATATTTAATTAACGAAAGTAATTATGAAGTCGATTTATACAAGGATTTTTATATTACAAAGCAATTGTTGTCTTCTATTAAAACAACAAACCGTCTGATAAATGTAACTGGAAGTATTTACGCTAGTGAAAACGGTTTGGATAATTGTATCTTATTAAATGACAGTAAAAATGTTGTTGAAGCTTTGCAGGGTAATGTTTTTATGTTGCAAGGTAATAGGCTAACGACACCTCCTGTCTCAGAAGGCTGTTTGAATGGGGTGATGCGTAAGCAAATTATAGAATTGGCTAAAAAAGTAACAGGTATAGAAGTCGCTGAAGAAACTATTTCTCCTTTTGATTTACAAAAAGCAGATGAATTATTTATAACCAATGTTATAAAAGGGGTACAACCTATAACAAAATATAGAAAAAAAGAATTTACTGTTGAGGTTTCTAAAGTTTTGGTTGCAAAACTAAATGAATCTTTAAATTTGATTTAG
- a CDS encoding YqgE/AlgH family protein, which translates to MISEKLKKGYLLIAEPSIIGDLSFNRSVILLADHNPDGSVGFIMNKPLKYNIKDLIPEINANFKIFNGGPVEQDNLYFIHNIPDLIPNSIEISNGIYWGGDFESTKELINNGEIKKENIRFFLGYTGWEEHQLEQEMEANSWIVTRNNYENKIIGKPTTHFWKEQIIELGGDYLIWSNAPENPYLN; encoded by the coding sequence ATGATTTCAGAAAAATTAAAAAAAGGATATTTACTTATTGCTGAGCCATCAATAATTGGAGACTTGTCATTTAATAGATCTGTAATCTTATTAGCAGATCATAATCCAGATGGCTCAGTAGGTTTTATCATGAATAAACCTTTGAAATATAACATTAAGGATTTGATTCCAGAAATAAATGCGAATTTCAAAATTTTTAATGGTGGTCCTGTAGAACAAGACAATCTATATTTCATTCACAACATACCCGATTTGATTCCAAATAGCATTGAGATTTCCAATGGCATTTATTGGGGCGGTGACTTTGAATCCACCAAAGAACTCATTAACAACGGTGAAATAAAAAAAGAAAATATTCGATTCTTTTTAGGTTACACAGGTTGGGAAGAGCATCAACTTGAACAAGAAATGGAGGCTAATTCATGGATTGTTACCAGAAATAATTATGAAAATAAAATAATCGGAAAACCTACCACCCATTTCTGGAAAGAACAAATCATCGAATTAGGAGGTGACTACCTTATTTGGTCTAATGCTCCAGAAAATCCTTATTTGAACTAA
- a CDS encoding HU family DNA-binding protein codes for MNKSELIDAIAADAGITKAAAKLALESFLGNVGGTLKKGGKVSLVGFGSWSVSSRAARDGRNPQTGKTIQIAAKNVVKFKAGADLEGAVN; via the coding sequence ATGAACAAATCAGAATTAATCGACGCTATCGCTGCTGATGCAGGAATTACAAAAGCTGCTGCAAAATTGGCATTAGAATCATTTTTAGGAAATGTAGGTGGAACTTTGAAAAAAGGTGGTAAAGTATCTTTAGTTGGATTCGGATCATGGTCAGTATCATCAAGAGCTGCAAGAGACGGAAGAAATCCTCAAACTGGAAAAACTATTCAAATCGCTGCAAAAAATGTTGTAAAATTCAAAGCTGGAGCAGATTTAGAAGGAGCTGTAAACTAA
- the fmt gene encoding methionyl-tRNA formyltransferase, with translation MEKLRIIFMGTPEFAVGILDTIIKNNYEVVGVITAADKPAGRGQKLKYSAVKEYALENNLTLLQPTNLKDERFLEELKSLQANLQIVVAFRMLPKVVWEMPALGTFNLHASLLPNYRGAAPINWAIINGETKTGVTTFFIDDKIDTGAMILNSEIAIDATENAGQLHDRLMDLGCTTVVDTLKLIEKGNVTTTIQKDSSEIKTAYKLNKENCKIDWTKSAIEINNLIRGLSPYPGAWCFFSDKDEEWNVKIYESKIIIEEHSHEIGSLICTKKEMKIAVEKGYIQIMNLQFPGKKKMNTHELLNGIIFSDTAKVH, from the coding sequence ATGGAAAAATTAAGAATTATATTTATGGGAACACCGGAATTTGCTGTTGGCATACTGGACACCATAATCAAAAACAATTATGAAGTGGTAGGTGTAATTACGGCTGCTGACAAACCCGCAGGTAGAGGACAAAAACTGAAATATTCTGCAGTAAAGGAATATGCACTAGAAAACAACCTGACCTTATTACAACCAACCAATCTAAAAGACGAGCGCTTTCTTGAAGAATTAAAATCGTTACAAGCCAATTTACAAATTGTTGTTGCATTTAGAATGTTGCCAAAAGTGGTTTGGGAAATGCCTGCATTAGGAACATTCAATTTACATGCTTCCTTGCTTCCAAATTACAGAGGAGCGGCCCCCATAAATTGGGCAATTATCAATGGAGAGACAAAAACGGGAGTAACTACTTTTTTTATCGATGATAAAATAGACACTGGAGCGATGATACTGAATTCTGAAATAGCAATAGACGCTACAGAAAATGCTGGACAATTGCACGATCGATTAATGGATTTAGGATGCACTACCGTAGTAGACACTTTGAAGTTAATTGAAAAAGGAAATGTAACTACTACTATTCAAAAAGATTCATCCGAAATCAAAACTGCTTATAAACTCAACAAAGAAAATTGTAAAATTGATTGGACAAAGTCGGCTATAGAAATTAACAATCTCATAAGGGGATTAAGTCCTTATCCTGGGGCTTGGTGTTTTTTTAGTGACAAAGATGAAGAGTGGAATGTAAAAATCTATGAATCCAAAATTATTATCGAAGAACACTCCCATGAAATTGGCAGCTTAATTTGCACTAAAAAAGAGATGAAAATTGCAGTAGAAAAAGGCTATATTCAAATAATGAATTTACAATTTCCAGGAAAAAAGAAAATGAATACCCATGAATTACTAAACGGAATTATTTTTTCGGATACTGCGAAAGTCCATTAA
- a CDS encoding RecQ family ATP-dependent DNA helicase: MPKALAILQKYWQHDSFRSLQNEIIDSVLSGQDTFALMPTGGGKSICFQIPGLMKEGICLVISPLVALMKDQVANLQKRGIKAIALTGGIRSEEMIDLLDNCQFGNYKFLYLSPERLQSDWILDRIKGLPINLITIDEAHCVSQWGHDFRPAYLKISALKTHFPKVPFLALTATATPRVKEDIITELGMHNPNQFEKSFARKNIAYMVFEVEDKLYRMQQILKKNPQPSIIYVRNRKSCLDISAQLQSLGFKSTYYHGGLTAREKDKNMQLWMEEKAQVIVATNAFGMGIDKANVKTVIHIQLPENIENYYQEAGRAGRNGEKAFAVLLTSPADIVQSESQFLNILPDKVFLNTMYVKLCNYFQIAYGEGIDEQFSFNLHHFCLKYGFPALKTFNAMRFLDGQGILTMSQEFSEKITLQFLIPSKEVIRYTSLNPNDEEIILTILRTYPGVYEMQTTFNLPLIAKKSHHSEAEILAVLQKLKEKEIIEYHSKSNDATLIFNEIREDERTISKVSKYLTRQNELKKEQLQSVLKYIREKDICKSKMILEYFGEKTTVNCGICSYCITIKKPKNDLDLLSKKITTLLKTEDLSSREIQDRTKNTADDVIFVLQQLLEDDLLIIQNNNKYTLKT, from the coding sequence ATGCCAAAAGCATTAGCTATTCTTCAAAAATATTGGCAGCACGACAGCTTTAGATCGCTACAAAACGAAATTATTGATTCGGTTTTGAGTGGTCAAGACACTTTTGCTTTAATGCCAACTGGTGGTGGAAAATCGATTTGTTTCCAGATTCCTGGTTTAATGAAAGAAGGAATTTGCTTGGTCATCTCCCCTTTGGTTGCTTTAATGAAAGATCAAGTAGCCAATTTGCAAAAAAGAGGAATCAAAGCAATTGCATTAACTGGCGGTATTCGATCTGAGGAAATGATTGACTTGCTAGACAATTGTCAGTTTGGAAATTATAAATTTTTGTATTTATCTCCAGAACGACTGCAATCGGATTGGATTTTGGATCGTATTAAAGGATTGCCCATAAACTTGATCACTATTGACGAAGCACATTGCGTTTCGCAATGGGGACATGATTTTCGACCTGCCTATTTGAAGATTTCGGCATTGAAAACCCATTTTCCAAAAGTTCCTTTTTTGGCATTGACCGCCACGGCAACTCCTAGAGTAAAAGAAGATATTATTACGGAATTGGGCATGCACAATCCAAATCAATTTGAAAAATCTTTTGCTAGAAAAAATATTGCCTATATGGTTTTTGAAGTTGAAGATAAACTATATCGGATGCAACAAATCCTTAAAAAAAACCCACAACCTTCTATCATTTATGTCCGAAACAGGAAGTCGTGTCTAGACATTTCTGCACAATTGCAAAGCTTAGGATTTAAAAGTACTTATTATCACGGTGGTCTTACGGCTAGAGAAAAAGACAAAAACATGCAGCTTTGGATGGAAGAAAAAGCACAAGTTATTGTGGCTACCAATGCTTTTGGAATGGGAATTGATAAGGCCAATGTAAAAACAGTCATTCACATTCAGTTGCCTGAAAACATTGAAAATTATTATCAGGAAGCAGGCCGTGCTGGGAGAAATGGAGAAAAAGCTTTTGCTGTTTTATTGACAAGCCCAGCCGATATTGTTCAATCTGAGAGCCAATTTTTGAACATATTACCAGACAAAGTTTTTTTGAACACTATGTATGTAAAACTTTGCAATTATTTTCAAATTGCTTACGGAGAAGGAATAGACGAGCAGTTTTCCTTTAATTTGCATCATTTTTGTTTGAAATATGGTTTTCCCGCACTAAAAACTTTTAATGCAATGCGTTTTTTGGACGGGCAAGGCATCCTGACAATGTCTCAAGAATTTTCGGAAAAAATCACTTTACAATTTCTTATCCCTTCCAAAGAAGTCATTCGTTATACAAGTTTGAATCCAAATGACGAAGAAATTATTTTGACCATCCTGAGAACGTATCCGGGCGTTTACGAAATGCAAACCACATTTAACTTACCGTTAATTGCAAAAAAATCACATCATTCAGAAGCCGAAATACTTGCCGTATTGCAAAAACTAAAAGAAAAAGAAATAATCGAATACCATTCTAAAAGCAATGACGCAACTTTAATCTTCAATGAAATCAGGGAAGACGAAAGAACAATTAGCAAAGTTAGCAAATACTTAACCCGACAAAACGAACTCAAAAAAGAACAATTACAATCGGTTTTGAAATATATTAGGGAGAAGGATATTTGCAAAAGCAAAATGATATTGGAGTATTTTGGAGAAAAAACAACCGTCAATTGTGGGATTTGTTCTTATTGCATTACCATCAAAAAACCTAAAAATGACTTAGATCTTCTTTCTAAAAAAATAACAACATTATTAAAAACAGAAGATTTAAGCTCAAGAGAAATCCAGGATAGGACCAAAAATACCGCAGACGATGTTATCTTTGTGCTACAGCAATTACTAGAAGATGATCTTTTGATTATTCAAAACAACAACAAATACACTTTAAAAACCTAA
- a CDS encoding ATP-binding protein, with protein sequence MQKEIIVIIGGPGTGKSSIIKGLLEKGYCCYPEISRELTHEAQRRGIEQLFLEDPLLFSQMLLDGRIKQYNNAQNETHQWVFIDRGIPDVVAYLDYIGDDFPDHFDHACRENVYTKIFILPPWEEIYVSDKERYESFEQAKKIHEYLTNTYTNYGYSLIEVPKDSVDNRILYILDKI encoded by the coding sequence GTGCAGAAAGAAATTATTGTTATCATTGGTGGCCCTGGTACGGGGAAAAGTTCTATTATTAAAGGTTTACTCGAAAAGGGATATTGTTGTTATCCCGAAATTTCCCGTGAACTCACGCATGAAGCCCAAAGAAGAGGTATTGAACAATTGTTTCTTGAAGATCCTTTATTATTTAGTCAAATGTTGCTTGACGGTAGAATTAAGCAGTATAATAATGCTCAAAACGAAACGCATCAATGGGTTTTTATTGATCGCGGTATTCCGGATGTAGTGGCGTATCTTGATTATATTGGAGATGACTTCCCAGATCATTTTGATCACGCTTGTCGCGAAAATGTGTATACTAAAATATTTATACTTCCGCCATGGGAGGAAATTTATGTAAGCGACAAAGAGCGTTATGAGAGCTTTGAACAAGCCAAAAAAATTCACGAATACCTTACAAATACCTATACAAATTATGGTTATTCACTAATTGAGGTACCAAAAGATAGTGTAGATAACAGAATTCTTTATATATTAGATAAAATTTAG
- a CDS encoding DUF493 family protein, whose protein sequence is MEDNKEKEIAAFYERLKVELDLSNSWPAEYLFKFIVPTTEQNILKVESAFDCMGAVIKTTKSKTGKFTSISVDLTVKDSQEIIDKYQELSIIEGIVSL, encoded by the coding sequence ATGGAAGACAATAAAGAAAAAGAGATCGCAGCCTTTTATGAAAGATTAAAAGTCGAGTTAGACCTTAGTAATTCTTGGCCTGCAGAATATTTGTTTAAATTTATAGTTCCTACAACCGAACAAAATATACTAAAAGTAGAAAGTGCTTTCGATTGTATGGGAGCCGTAATTAAAACAACAAAATCCAAAACAGGAAAATTTACCAGTATTTCGGTAGATTTAACCGTAAAAGATTCACAAGAAATAATCGATAAGTACCAAGAATTATCAATAATAGAAGGTATAGTTTCCTTATAA